Sequence from the Penaeus vannamei isolate JL-2024 unplaced genomic scaffold, ASM4276789v1 unanchor280, whole genome shotgun sequence genome:
cgcGTACATACACAAGAAGCAAATAGACGAACCCGAGCAAGGTCTTGACCGGAGCCAACACCCCCAGGCCTCTCCCGACGCCAGCATCGTCTGCTCCCGGAAGCAGCATGAGGTTCTTCGTGCGCTCCAGAACGACCCACGTGGTGGAAAAGGCCGAAGAGCACACCGTGGGAGACGTCCGCGCCTGCGTGTGCCAGGCCGAAGGGCTGCCCCTGGAGGAGGTGAGGCTCTATGCCGCGGGCTCACTCCTCGAGGACGACAGCGTCCCCCTCGCCGAGCTGGGCGCTGACACCATCGAGGTCAACGTCGGCCTCAAGGGA
This genomic interval carries:
- the LOC113826522 gene encoding ubiquitin-like FUBI-ribosomal protein eS30 fusion protein, which codes for MRFFVRSRTTHVVEKAEEHTVGDVRACVCQAEGLPLEEVRLYAAGSLLEDDSVPLAELGADTIEVNVGLKGGKVHGSLSRAGKVKGQTPVVEKKEKKKAPRGRAKRRAQYERRLLQEGGASSGNQRAPNAQGGSRT